The alpha proteobacterium U9-1i genome includes a region encoding these proteins:
- a CDS encoding histidine kinase sensor protein has product MSKTAANNDAAHGAAPEQGGRSIMRLVALFVIAFILATVFQIKAHHDSAVRNILGAQRSTAGLIAERVNTNIAAAVGASAGAVELARSGGGADAMSLAHAASLVPPAVAAAVVNRGRDMEAITDNARTALVMAALATASQSSVWTGAPNTGELPSAPTIVRRIGDRAVVTVLDPAGLLPDLEANARVLIAAPSGQVIFASPALREAGLRTQQQLVASTQRNPNAGAMLSDSNGGSWSAAEAIAPLGEFRVIVAAPAPTPLSLWLEALFRFAILAAAPMAAVGVLYILQRQNLQRARLAEAEAERAETHSKITADGAKIGLLEWRPDVDEVQLSEQAVRLLGAMGDTLGLREFLDLILTEDRFAVDEEFRRARQSGLLDARFRVTRGGNVAWIEARGTALGNASGSEPRLFCSVVDVTQRYEAEARVSRLERQLRAAIESFSGPFALWDSRRRLLLWNQSFARTFDLGPELLRPRASYEAIAAASTARIRREKHDTSDPDVRVVELTSGDWLHIVERRAADGGVITVGVDITPLKRKEEELARNERRLQDALGRAESQEYRIKQLAREAHEERLKAEDASRAKSAFLANMSHELRTPLNAVIGFSEIMAKELFGPLQNDQYKQYSHDIYDSGNHLLDLINDILDMAKIEAGKLTLSPRPLDPSVAIEQAVRLTKRKAEEKSLSIVVDAENLPEIEADHRAVKQMLLNLLSNAVKFTDSGAIMVHARPNAEGLTLRVVDTGCGIPPEHLPRLAQPFQQVETELTRNNHGTGLGLALTKSLAEMHGGKLTIQSEVGRGTIVTITLPRQFGGGQTAEATAAE; this is encoded by the coding sequence GTGTCAAAGACTGCTGCAAACAACGACGCTGCGCATGGCGCTGCGCCCGAACAGGGCGGGCGTTCGATCATGCGCCTGGTCGCGCTCTTCGTCATCGCATTCATTCTCGCGACTGTTTTTCAGATCAAAGCGCATCACGATTCCGCCGTGCGCAACATTCTTGGCGCACAGCGATCGACGGCCGGCCTGATCGCCGAGCGGGTCAACACCAATATCGCCGCCGCGGTGGGCGCTTCGGCGGGCGCGGTGGAGCTTGCACGGTCCGGCGGGGGCGCCGACGCGATGAGTCTCGCGCACGCGGCGTCGCTTGTTCCTCCGGCGGTTGCGGCCGCGGTCGTGAACCGCGGACGAGACATGGAGGCGATCACCGACAACGCCCGAACCGCGTTGGTGATGGCCGCACTCGCTACAGCCAGTCAGTCGAGCGTCTGGACCGGCGCACCCAACACCGGCGAGCTTCCGAGCGCGCCGACCATTGTTCGCCGCATCGGCGATCGCGCTGTCGTCACCGTGCTTGATCCCGCCGGATTGCTGCCAGACCTCGAAGCCAATGCGCGCGTTCTCATCGCCGCGCCATCGGGCCAAGTTATCTTCGCTTCGCCCGCCCTGCGGGAAGCGGGGCTTCGCACGCAACAGCAATTGGTGGCGTCCACGCAGCGAAACCCAAACGCTGGCGCGATGCTGAGCGACAGCAATGGCGGCTCTTGGTCAGCAGCCGAAGCGATCGCGCCATTGGGAGAGTTCCGCGTCATCGTCGCCGCGCCGGCCCCAACGCCGCTCTCATTGTGGCTGGAAGCGCTCTTCAGGTTTGCAATTCTCGCGGCCGCGCCGATGGCCGCAGTGGGCGTCCTCTACATCCTGCAACGGCAGAATCTGCAGCGCGCCCGTCTTGCGGAAGCCGAAGCTGAGCGCGCGGAAACCCATTCCAAGATCACAGCCGACGGAGCGAAGATCGGGCTTCTCGAATGGCGCCCAGATGTCGATGAAGTTCAACTGTCTGAGCAAGCGGTTCGATTGCTCGGCGCGATGGGCGATACACTCGGCCTGCGCGAGTTTCTTGATCTCATTCTCACCGAGGATCGGTTCGCGGTCGACGAAGAGTTTCGCCGCGCGCGCCAGTCGGGCCTGCTTGATGCGCGCTTCCGCGTCACTCGCGGCGGCAACGTCGCCTGGATCGAGGCCCGCGGCACGGCGCTTGGCAACGCCAGCGGCAGCGAACCGCGCCTATTCTGCAGCGTTGTCGATGTCACGCAGCGTTATGAGGCCGAGGCGCGCGTGTCTCGTCTGGAGCGCCAACTCCGCGCGGCGATCGAAAGCTTCTCGGGCCCGTTCGCGCTTTGGGATTCGCGCCGTCGCTTGCTTCTGTGGAACCAGAGCTTCGCGCGCACGTTCGATCTCGGCCCGGAATTGCTGCGCCCACGCGCCTCTTATGAGGCCATCGCCGCCGCTTCGACGGCGCGCATCAGGCGCGAGAAGCACGACACGTCCGACCCGGACGTACGCGTCGTGGAACTCACAAGCGGCGATTGGCTGCACATTGTTGAGCGGCGCGCCGCTGACGGCGGCGTGATTACCGTTGGTGTCGACATCACGCCTTTGAAACGCAAGGAAGAAGAACTCGCCCGCAACGAACGGCGCTTGCAAGATGCGCTTGGTCGCGCCGAGAGCCAGGAATATCGCATCAAGCAACTGGCGCGAGAAGCGCATGAGGAACGGCTCAAAGCCGAGGACGCGAGCCGTGCGAAAAGCGCGTTCCTTGCCAACATGAGCCACGAGTTGCGCACGCCGCTCAACGCCGTGATCGGCTTCTCGGAGATTATGGCAAAGGAATTGTTCGGGCCGCTGCAGAACGATCAGTACAAGCAATATTCCCACGACATCTACGATAGCGGCAATCACCTGCTGGACCTGATCAACGACATCCTCGACATGGCAAAGATCGAGGCCGGCAAGTTGACGCTCTCACCGCGCCCGCTCGATCCTAGCGTCGCGATCGAACAGGCAGTGCGGCTCACCAAGCGCAAGGCCGAGGAGAAAAGTCTCTCCATCGTCGTCGATGCGGAAAACCTGCCGGAGATCGAAGCTGATCACCGGGCGGTGAAGCAGATGCTGCTCAACCTGTTGTCAAACGCAGTGAAATTCACCGACAGCGGCGCGATCATGGTGCACGCGCGGCCGAACGCCGAAGGCCTCACCCTACGCGTCGTCGATACGGGCTGCGGTATTCCACCGGAGCATCTGCCGCGCCTCGCGCAGCCTTTCCAACAGGTGGAAACCGAACTCACGCGTAACAATCACGGCACCGGCCTCGGCTTGGCGCTCACCAAGTCGCTGGCTGAAATGCACGGCGGCAAGCTTACAATCCAAAGCGAAGTGGGCCGAGGCACCATCGTGACCATCACGCTGCCACGTCAATTTGGCGGCGGCCAAACCGCCGAAGCGACAGCGGCCGAGTAA